GGATGTCGACGTTGTCCAGCCCCACCCCGGCCCGCGCCACGACGCGCAGGTGTGGTGCGGCCGCCAGGGCCTCGGCGTCGATCCGGGTGGCGCTCCGGACGATCACCGCCTCGGCCTCGTGCAGGGCGTTCAGCAGCGCGGGCCGGTCCGTGCCGTCCACCGTCCGGACCTCGAAGTCCGTGGTGAGCACGTCGATCGCGGCGGGCGCCAATTCCTCGGTTACCAGGACGATGGCAGTCATCGACTCTCCATCCAGGTGCGTCGGTATTGACGGACCCAAATGGTACGGAGCTTCCCGGACGCCGGTTCAGTTCATTCACGCGATCGAGGGTTTCCGGAACCACCCGCGGACAGTGAAGAGGGCGGCGATCGCTCTGGACGCGCCAGCGGCCAGATCGCCGGCCTCGGCCCGCGCGGGAGCATGCGATCCGCACCCGGCCGGGCCCGCGTACATGAAGAAATTGACCTTGATTTTGGGCAGAGAAAAGCGCCTGGCCGACATCGACCAGGCGCTGTTCCGCAAACTACGCCGTCTCGGTGATCGGGCGGTCGACCCAGCTCATCATGCCGCGCAGCTTCTTGCCGGTGACCTCGATCGGGTGCGCCTCGCCCTGCTCGCGGTACTTCTTGAGCTCGGCGCCGCCGTTCTCGTCGTCGGCGATCAGGCGGCGGGTGAACTCGCCGGACTGGATGTCGGCCAGGATCGCCTTCATCTCCTTCTTGGTCTCCGCGTTGATCACGCGGGGGCCGGAGACGTAGTCGCCGAACTCGGCGGTGTCCGAGACGCTGTAGCGCATCCGGGAGATGCCGCCCTCGTACATGAGGTCGACGATCAGCTTGAGCTCGTGCAGGCACTCGAAGTACGCGATCTCCGGGGCGTAGCCCGCCTCGGTGAGCACCTCGAAACCGGTCTGGACCAGGGCGGCGGTGCCGCCGCAGAGCACGGCCTGCTCGCCGAACAGGTCGGTCTCGGTCTCCTCGGTGAAGGTGGTCTTGATGACGCCGGCGCGGGTGCCACCGATCGCCTTCGCGTAGGACAGGGCGAGCGCCTGGCCCTCACCGGTCGGGTCCTGCTCGACCGCGATCA
Above is a genomic segment from Actinoplanes ianthinogenes containing:
- the ilvC gene encoding ketol-acid reductoisomerase; amino-acid sequence: MTAEVFYDDDADLSIIQGKKVAVIGYGSQGHAHSLSLRDSGVEVVVGLQEGSKSRPKAEEQGLTVKTPAEASAWADVIMVLAPDTAQRKIYAESIAPNLSAGKALFFGHGLNIRFELIKPPADVTVAMVAPKGPGHLVRRQYVDGKGVPALIAVEQDPTGEGQALALSYAKAIGGTRAGVIKTTFTEETETDLFGEQAVLCGGTAALVQTGFEVLTEAGYAPEIAYFECLHELKLIVDLMYEGGISRMRYSVSDTAEFGDYVSGPRVINAETKKEMKAILADIQSGEFTRRLIADDENGGAELKKYREQGEAHPIEVTGKKLRGMMSWVDRPITETA